The sequence CTCCACATAAGAATCAATAACATAATCTGTGGACaatcaaaacttaccaaaaaaaaaaaaaacaaagaagaacAGTGTGTATTATGCTAAATAAACAGTCAATTCAATCACCTTGTATCTTCgatataacaaaaaattaattagtctTGAACACCAAAGAAACCCTAATATCATAGCCAAAAGACTTGATCCCTGTAGAGAACACTAAAGACTTCATAATGCAGCATCAACAAACACATTCttctagaaattaaagaatctCTAATCCCTATCTTATAATTCAGTTTGTTATTTCAGTTTTTGTGCCATCTCCATCTGATAAGGTAAATTTAAGAATCTCAATGGTGCTCTGCTTGAGAATTTGTACCTCTAGATAATTTCTACCATAAACTCTCCTGTCAATTCaccaaatatttttcaactgATAAAACTTTGTATAGCACATTTCTTTACCGCTACTTATTTTCCTTTGCTAAATTTAACAGGATAGCTTCTCAATAAAATCTGACTCTGAAATTCTAACTTAGAATATCCTCCATACAGTGAGAAGATGAGAACTCTTCTTCAAGATATTCAAATTAGCAGGTCATGCAGCCAAGTTATTCACTAAATTAtgcaataatttttaaaaatgatctAATTGCAGAAACAGTATCAGAGGAGAAAGATGCCACATACAACTCAGCGCTACAAGCAACATCATGTTTAAGTACAGATATGACAACCAATTGctaagaaaaggagaaaaaaagacCTAAATCAACATGCACAAAATGTAGGACACAATCACTCTGATGATTCCAGTTATTGAGTCGCCACAGGTCTCTCTCTCATGCATGCACAAGGGTATGCACCCGTGCAGACGCAATTGCACAGGTGCTTCCATGcattaatactattattatcctcatatattacataaatatGCCACAAAAGATATTTAAACCTAATAATTCAGCTAATATCACATATTTATAGGAATTCATGTGGTCTCCCAATTAACTGTATGCTTCAAATATTAGTTCTACCAAACACTATGTCCAAAATTTAAACATCTGCACTTAAAGTATTCCATCCATGATTGAGAGTTCAGATCAGTGCTTAGAAGACTACTGTAATAATTAAactagagtgtttagatttagttctaataagaaaaaaatattattctcatTTCCTCAAGCTAGTTTCTAGAAATTTTCCAAAGATATTTCACTCCTTATTAGCCACCATAGATCCTTACTTAAAGGCATAGTGATTACATGATAGGTGTAGGGTCCGGTTTTCTATTTGTGATTGATGAAGCATCAATGAATATTGCAAGCGTAAAAAGATAACTAGAGGCAGAGGGGATTGTTCTGACGTTTCAACCCAACGATTGATTTCTTCGATAATATACATGTACTTCAACTGCTTGCAtaagaaaaagggaaagagacaataaagaagcaaaaaataatataattgcaAGGTGACCCACTACTAGTAAGAGTTTGCAAAACTATATTTCACAGCAATTCATATACACCCTCATAGAATTCATTGCAACATCAACTGTACAAAAAATGAAACAGGCATACTCTAAATCTACCTTTcagaaaaattagaaagagcTCCCCACGAAGTTGTCAGCtgaaaggagaagaaaaaggaCAAACACCAAGAGCTGACTCAACAATAAGACAAACACTAGTTTATTGTATAGTTAATCATCTCAAAAGCTCAACGAGAAAATAATGGACCATCTAAATTAGAGACAAATTTcgcttaaaaaaaaatggaggGACAAGGAGCTATATTCAAGCTAGTAAGGTAAGAGAGGCTCTTATTCCTTGTTACCGAATCTCTTTGCAATGATAGGACGGACATCATCAGCATCAACCAGGGTCTCTAAGAAGGGAAGTAACGAGATTAGTGCACAATCTGATGGATCACTAAACCAACTCTTAATAGGAATCCCATTATTTACTTGCAAGCTGAAAACCTGAAAtcatcaaaagaaaacaacgtTTACAAATCAGGGTTGAACTGAACAAAGATGTTTTTCTACTTCTGTAGTcccataatattattttctcttagttAGGGATAGGAGGTGCAACTAATAGGGATTTCACAAGTTGATTTAAGCAAACAAGGAAGATCtcatttagttttcttttcctttaggAGGTTAGCTCTTCTGCTTCCATCCCAATTTTGAGAATAAGAGCTATGAGAActaatattttcattatttcgAATCATAGCACAACCCCAAGAATTTTTTTCCCAATGACAGATCACACCATCTACTATTAGGCCCTAGCTCAGATCCAGAAATACGTTTAgatgaaaataaaaccaaGTAAACAATCACTCATATCTCAAACAAAAGAGAAGTCAAAACAAATAAACAGCAGTGAGGAAAGAAGAGGAAGCAAACCACTGGGCAGGGTGAAAAATACCTGTGGAGAATTATCAATAATGGCAACTTTTGCAAGATCGACACCTAAAACTGTCAAATCTTTTGTGTAACTTCCATCAGTGAAAATGCAGGACTCGCGGTAAACACGGCGAGATATAAGCTTTTTCTCTGGATCCAATATGTCCAATAGCTGTGCTGCATAGATGCTCTGGCTAGCTGTAAAGATAACAACTTCAAACAactctgcaactctctccaAGAATGTGTGCAGATGAGGCCTCCGTTTTACGTATACAGTGTGCTCTTTCAGGTTAAAAAACACAGTAAAGGTGAAGTCCGCATCATCACAATGTTCCAATGTAGAGTGTACTAAAGTTTCTGCATATTCAAAATATACCTTGTTTAGATATTCATATAATACTTGCATATGAGAATCCAGTGCAAagaatctttttttcttttttaattaaaaggtAAGCAACCGATGCAAGCCAGATACAAATTCAGAAACTGCCTACAGTTGGATAAACtagaacatattaaaaaagaaaaagagacatTGTGAGAGAGATCAGGTTACAAATTTTCCTTCTTCACACAAACATATACCAAATCAACCCAGTATCTCATGAATGATTGAGCCTGTCATAATCCAGGAAATTCCAACAACTGAAAGTTTTTAATGCTAAACAAGATTGCAAGGCCAATGAAAAGAAAACGAAACACAAGTTTCTGCTATAAAATTCAGACCCAGGAAAAGTCTCAAAGTCCTGATTAAACATATGATAAAAATTTGAGAATTTCCCTGAGCATTCAAAATAATTCTCTAAATGAGCCGACTTAAAAAATCCCAActcatgaaatttaaaataaattccaCATTTTAACAcaacattaataaaaatttatcagtAACTTCATTCCTTTTTATGAGAATGTCATTTTACCAGTTCACAAAActtaaacaatatatataatctaaaCTTATAGGTTTTTCTCTTCTATTCTCACCACAAAAAGTCATAGCTTCATAGTGCTACATTTTGTAAAGTACTTGTTGATTGGTAGTTTCTTACATTTTCTGCAAACTATAGTATGCTATCCTGCAAGCTTCAGATGATTTCCTTATAAGCCTAAAGTATCAGGAAGTACAGTGAATCTGCATAATGTCAAATAGATTTAAGATCTTAATCTTTCCAATCCATCAACTATCCACTAGATTCACTCCAATGatgattattatattactataaacaataaatgggtcatttaaaagtaaacaaaCAAGATACCGAATCAAACAAAAAACTAAAGTAATCCAGCAGCACAAAACAAAGGCCGAGGCACAAACAAACCTATTCTTACCATCCAAATCAAGTACTAAGGTTACAGACTTCTTCATCAAAGATTCTTTTGGAGGCACAGAAGGATGATAATTTGACTCCACATCAGATAGTTCAGGTAAATTTTTGATGAAGAACTGAGGATCAAATTCTTCTGCTTGATCTGGGTCAGTGTTAAGATCAGATTCATGGTTGCACGAccttatttgattaattgcAAGGTACAAGCTAGTATTATCAGGCTCTATCATGCCTTCTTCACATGATTTCATGTCATTGGAATTGTTCATTTCCGCAGTGTCCTCAAGAAAAGGTAGCATCATGCATTCCTCAGCTACGTCAAACAACATACTTGACTCGGCACATTTATAATCAGGAAAAGGATTGTTCTCAATTATATCATCATTGACTACATTCCCATCAAAGGGTAAGCCAGCAACAATCATGTcagaaataaagaaatctGAAATGTTGCATGTTTGATAATCACATGAGCTTCTGTTATCGTCACTGTCATCAGCTCCTGGCACATTAGCATCATTGTTGCTGCCTGCCAAGAGGCAGAAGAagcataaaaattaagaatataccACTGACAAAGGCACAAATGTTAGTACAAGAGAAACTATTGAGGCTTGAaggtttttcattttttattaaattaaaatttgttcCTTAAGGAACTAATTATTAGCATCTCTCAAACCTAAAATACCTTTCTCTCGTCTCTCTCTTGAGTAGTTAGATACTATGTGTTCAACCACTAAACAAGTCACACCTGTATCAGCACCGATATTTGGTAAGCTGTGAATTCCAACAGGCTCCAAAGCAGGGGAAAAAATTGTCTCCAATTTTGATGTGCAGGTAACAGTTGATTCCTGTAATGAATGAACTATCTTTAGTGAACCATGACACAGCAGGTGAAAAATCCATGCCAACTCAGTACAGGCAAATTATTGACCAAATATTCTACTTGACATTATGTGTGAAATGACAAATACTTTTCGTGCTTATCCAATTATTAATGTCCACAAATTGCAGAATGAGAATTTAAGCAGACCTAAAATggaaagaaacaaacaagATCAGCAATATTTTAGTTGCATAAAAACCTTACCAATCTCTCCATAGCGCCAGAATCTACAAAAACCAATGACTGCTTCTGAAACTGAGAATTTCCTTCAATTGGAAATTCTATCTGATCAATAGCCTCATCACCTTCAATATCTGGGGTGTAAATTTCCATACTTGTTGGAACTAACCATAAATATCAGCCATCACAGTGAATTAATAAACAGCCATCACAATAGTAAATTTGCAATGTTAAATACAAATGTAAACAACAAAACAGCTTACAGCGAATGCAAAATATAATTGTGATAATGGTACGACAGCACATGACATTTTGTggtaagaaataatatataataaagaaaacttaaaaaatataaatataagttttataCATGAATCTTTTGGCAAGTTATAATGcttttcttcaaaatttaAACAGTCTTGggaacaaaaataataattgtattGTGAGGACAGCaaggaaaaattaaatgaatatttcaaagcATTCTCTGGGTGCAGTTTCTTACCATAGCCAACCTCGCAATTCTGGAAGCACCCGTCAAATTCTGTTATATCTCGAGATACTGTGACATGAGGACCTGATTTTTTAGATATCATGCTAGACTTTTGGCAGACACTCAGACAACCTTTTTCTCTTAAAGTACCCATGCTTAGTTTGGTCTTCATTTTTAATGATGGCATTTGATCTGTTCTTATGATATGTACCACAATCTCGACTTGGAAACATCAGTGGGAAAGCAAAACCCCTCTACACAATCAAGCACCAGCCGAGACTGTTGtcataagaaaacaaaggcAAAAAATCAGAATACGTGTAGACGTGAAGCGTCTCTGAcataaaagcaataaaatagttaaaagaagaaaagtaacGTAATCTCAGTTTTCAGTATGTGTATTTGCCTCGGTGTCGTAAATACAGATGGACAGCAATAAAAGTCCTGGAAAGCTTTCCTAACCATTACTAGAGTATTTTACTAACAAGCAAAGCAACAAGCAGATCAATATATTGCATTGATTACTCTTGGCAGATAAAAAGATTACACAAAATCAAGTCCAACAACGCTAAAGAAACTGCAACGTGCAAGAGCAATGTATAAAGGTCAACAATCAGACTTCTCAAATACCACTCATTTAAGTTTATTCCTGCTGAGGGATGGGTAGCTTGAACAAGTTATATCAGACCAACACAATTTTCAAAAGGttcaaaaattcatcaatagaatgaaataaaaagatcgTGTTGGGAATTTTGATGTCAAAATGACACAGACTGATTAACTGGAGAaatattatgagaaaaatTGGAATTcctaaaatcaaagaaatcTCCAACAAGATGTAATGATCTATatctttgaaaattatttacatGCTATACATAACCTCAAATTCTATCCATGTTAGAATTGCATTAACTAACTTCTTTTTCACATTTCTCAGGAaacaattcataaaaaatgacAGTAGTAGATAAAGTTTCTTGGCTGAACTTAAAGTAAATACAACTAAAATCAGAACAATTACTTCTCTTTTATTCGACCACCAAATAGCTTGCAAAGCTTTTCTTTATGGCCTTGCAATAATGGTAAAAAACTAAATACCAAATAGTAAATAGGATATCTTATAGTATGCTTGATTGGTTTCTAGGCCAAATATAGAAACTAAATTCTCTTTTCTGCACGAGTATAAATCAAAAGAATAACACTTGATTCAATTGTTCGGACAGACTAACACCTATCAGAACTTGGACAAGATGGATCAGAATTAAGGCCAAGAAGAGAAAACTTTTACCTCTTAGGCTGTAAGCAACaagttcaaaaaaaaaaatataaattacaagGGGAGAGAGAAGGATAACTCTCTACTTCAGTAAAAGGTCTCAAAGCATAAAACCCATATCAGAAACAACCATAACTCTTGAAGTTCAAGACTTCAAAATGAAAGTCAACCAAGTGTTGAATCCATATAAATTATACCAAAACCCATTAAACACAACccaaattcaaataaaatgaacctaaaaaaaaaagacatacCAACAAAACCTAAAATTAAAACCCACTAAGAATCACAGAACTCCTAAACATACCAAGagtcaacaaaaaaaaaaatgaagttcAACTATCACCAATCATTACcgttaaactattaaaaaaaaaaagatcaacTAGCTACGAACAGTACTTAGAAGATAAAGGACAAAATTCACCTCATAATAAAGTTTATAactatgtaaaaaaaaaaaaaatgaatttcattgtcaatttttgtaaaaaagaaaatgttttgTAAGTTTTTACCTGTGAAgctaaagaaggaaaaaaagtaCAGCAGCAAAGAGAGTTTTCTCTCTTAGAAGttgtgtatttaattttatttttaattttctctctcttaagcTGTCTTATAATAgaaacccaaaagaaaaagactttggtttgtttttgttttctctctcttaacTTCCACGAACGGTCAAGACACAGGCGATGTCGGCTTTCTAACTGAGAGATTAACGACTCAGATTAAATGATATGGACCATTAGATTTACGCCACGTGGATGTGGAACCAGCTCAGCCTGACGCGTTGACACGTGCTTGATCGTAGAAAGAGCCTTGCTTTGAGAAACTAcgtagtttttattttatactctCCTTCTATGGCGCGTGTGCTGTACtacttttaccttttttttaaCAGGGTGCTAGTTTTACTTgtatttttggattttgggGCTAATTaggaatattaaattaatatattaattatgtagATGAATTTTGACCCATaacaaatttttatcttttagtattatattgatagataatttatatatttataaatattaaattattaactgttaaattattttctaactaaataataatttaattacttacacATTTCAACTAATGTTATTATCttgattataattatatatatatattagtttttgagacctaaattttttttaacatgtatacataattattgacatatataatttttattttaatatgtatgctaacttttaatacaagaaatttatatttatatataattctataatttttggttaatttataaatttataagtcacatttctaattaaacactaactctaattctaaaatataatattatattttaatattatattaactaataaataattttataattaaataattatactaatgttatcataaaaatagtacattaattatatttttatattatattagctaataaattaattttataattaaataataattttattttctaaaaaataacatctcaaattatattcttaatattaaattaataaattaattaattaaaactaattaatatataacttttatattattatattaataaaattttaaaaacttaaaaatatttaaaaataattaatttactattatttcttaaaattttataaattcatattatatattaaaatttttattaaattataccTACCAATcagattttataatcaaattattattatgcaACGTCTGAGTAAATTACtaatgatatataattatgagatatataattttttgatagatatatatttacatataaatttttattttgacattaattttaattaaaaagtgatattaattttaaaaataatattttaattataatattaatatatattaattaataagtaataaattaatttttgaattaattagaaattataattttaaataattgtaactaaattaaattctagtaaaatattttaaattctaaatagatTTCACATTTGTAAgcaatcaaattttataaaattaaaatctattgtCAAACTtcaacattttattttcttttttctttttttctaatattttttatttttataaatttttttgtcatAACTTATTTCAAATACatattcatttcatttaaagtgattttatagttattatttaattcatcaaaatttatttacaaataaataatattttcaataatttttagataaatattgtgctaatatttatcttttaatgcCTGTGATTGATAGtagcttttaaattttaaaaagtcatCCAATAGAAAAACTTCTTTTACACATgttttttctctaaaataaagaaaatgaagctaaggttatatttatctattaaaagaaaatttattatgaaattatctTGGATAATCGTTGTAATGGATTATAAGTGTATCTTATcatataaatctataaaaattaattttattttaaattttatatttttaaaaataattaaatactagattaattaattatataatatttacttattgatcaaccaaatttattatttttattcatcaaatttattattttttttataatttaatcagtGATACTTTACAGCTATAAGATTCACctatgtaattttaatttatataaataactaaaaattatacattaattcattgataatctaattaatagaagaatgtaaataatcaattaattgtctaaaataatatcaattgattatctaaaaattaaaaaatacatttataatGATAGAATACTACAATAGTACTCTAGCAAAATTCTATTTTgaagtataattttttatataaatcacTTTAactatctaatatttattttacaatttttttaattttataaagtaaCTCAGCGATTTTAAGCTTATATCTGtgagttaattaaatttattaaatttttaatttcgttctttgtaaatttaataaattaatatttttagtatttgataatttataattattaaatatattgactgagaaataagaaaaatatttagattcaTTCTACCATATCATGGTAAATTTAACGTGATAAATTAGGTCTATCTACTAActttcaaattattaattcaaattGTATAATATAACAAGAATGAAGTTCATAGAACAAAACAAGCTCCCTAAGGTTCAGTAGAATAAGCAATATAATACAGTCTATATTttctagaaaaaaaatatacatttttaacttttaatgtTTGGTGCGCTGAGCAAATAAACCATTAAATACATTTATACATTTgatctttataaaaattataatttaggcCCTCgctaaacataaaatataacatCTGATAATTTTGAAGTGACGTGGCAATTCTTTTTTGACTTCTAAAAAGAAGTGGGATCCATATTATGCCACATCaccatcttcttcttcctccacTGTTTACACAAATCCTATCACCACCACTAGCCAAGAAATCAGCATTAATATGCCAAGAAATCAGCATTAAAAATGCAAtgacttattttaaatttgaacgAGTGCCCATCAAACAGAACTTCTAAAATATCCTGCTATTTTGAGAGCcaacttcttttcaatttcatcAGGCCCTCTCAAAATCCTACTGCTTGCCAACCCAGATTGGGAGCACTGGATGTGTATCACAGGAGGAGAACTGGTGGGACATCGACAAGAAACGACGTCGGGGATGATACATAACCAAATGGAACACACAATCGAAATAGCAATCAAGGCTTTAATATCAGCCACTTTCTATGTGTAGCCTCCTTCGCTGAGAAGAGCACATATCTACATAAGAATTTCCATGACGTCGAcattactaaataattaaaaaattgtgaAACAAGCCAATTTCATTGGCGAATCTGGTACTAAATAATATGCCATGTGACAAACAATGTCTTTTCtcatttatcaatttcttaaaacaagaaaaaagcaaGTCATTAGAGtcaaaattttaatcttttttactAGACAACATATAAATGTAATCTTTCTCATTGATATCTGCATCAAAACACAAAAATGGATAAGCCATCTCAAGTTCTAAAAGTTGTCACCTTAGTTTATTTTCATTGAacaatttatatgaaaatgaCTAGGCTATtgattgaaaaagaagaagaagttaaaTTAAGCACTAAACCTGTACAGATTATGGTGCAGGATTGAGTAGCATATCACTAGTTTTGGGCCTaaccaaatttttttcttttcacttgcTTGTCGCATGGTAAAGCTCTATGTAACCAAGAGCATGTTTATCCAAAATCTGTCTTGCTTCATCACCATTTTGCATAATGAGTTACACCACTCCTCACCATCATAGCTCAAAAATTGATGGAactagaataaaataaaagtgccATAGTGGCTCTCCTCGTTATAATGATCCCATAAATTTGGGTTAATTTCATTTGGTATATaccataaaatttttttagataaaaagtTACTGTAAGTATGTCAATGTCGAAGATAAAAAGAAGGATAAAACGTCATAATTAGTTGGAGAATGAGGAACTAACCCGTGACTCAACTTTGATTGCTACTATTTATCTGCGAGAAcgaaaggaaaaaataaaaataaaaataaaaagaaaaaaagaaaaagagagaggagtaagggaaaggaaataaagaaaaagagaagggaAGCTGATGTGCCACCTCAACTAAGTTTAACGAATGTTAATTTTGTTTGATAATAAGAGGCTTAAATTACAGatttttaatagattaaatGCTTACTTGTGCCCAAAATCAGTTTGAAGGCTAATCCCCTCTTCACACTAAACATTAAGGGCAAAAATGCACCTTATCTCTctttttatatgaatatttcCAAGAATGGGCTTTTGGCAAGAAGCAACTCCCTGAGTTTGacttaaattaataatgttgGCAAAGCtgacaaaaatttatatgttactGATGGAAGATGTGAGAAGGTCGAAATTGACAAAAATGCCTtatgctttttaattttagttctaTAGGATGTACCCAAGCCATGCCATACTTGATTCACTCCTAATTGTCCCCATAATTGCGACAATTATCATTTTCGCATGCACATCTCAGtaactttttatttcatttccttaattactataaaaataaaataatatccaggcacataatttaattttgaatttttaaatttttttaaaataaattataaagattatttttaattaatttaatcttcTATAAGAAttatgcataaaataaaatgaaaaagaaaaaacttgaCATGCTATGTTTTATTGAAGTGTTACTGTGTTATTCATGGGGCACTTGTGtacttgtaatttttttaaaagctgTTGGCCGCCTAATGAGAGCCAACTATTGAGATGTTGCTTTTCTTGGAAAATAGCCTACATAGTATATGCTCTAATTTGggtaaaatatatatgctCAACGATTCAAGGTCGGTCCAAATCTATCTTTAGTTACatcataaataaatgaaaaagaccggtgaaattatattatattcgaatcacataaatataaaaatactcataaaatataaaatttgaacttCAATACAAATTTTGTGGGATAATTAAACTGAAAACAtttatcagaaaaaataaaagaactatTAGCAAGCCTGGTAATCCTGGGCTTTACAACCAAAATCGATatgaacattttttttttttgattctTTTCATAGTTTATCAAAtcagtatttttatttcattttaatatgttatcttattaaattaatctttatCTCCTAATTtcactaatatttatatattaaataggcctaataacattaaaaatctaaaacagttgtcttcattattaaatttgatctatttttaaaattttcacttaaaatttagctaattaattgtaataataatcaaattaaactttcaattaaaattagatacTACACTTTTAActctaaatattaattttttattttattaatgtcatttacctattaaaaaatagcattAAATCACTATAAAagtgagaaaagaaatgaCTCCAcccttcatttttcttatttatttataattttcacttattattcatttttctgTTCATTTGTAACCTGATTTTGGTAACTCACGTGTGATATGTAAATATATGTGACATGTTATTTACTACATCGCTATATTTTAACCGAAAACTCAATTTATTAcctaagttttatttatataaatagatttattaGCAATTTAGGATccattattttgttaatacttttataaatttaggtGCGGATCCTAAGTCAGATTTGGGAcgaataatgattaatatgaataaagattaaatttctaaacCGGGGAATCAAATAAATTTGGGTTTACGTGGCCATTCCTACATTGGATGCGGGTGGAATCAAAGTCTCAGCTAACATATTCcaaatttgatattgatttgagaaaaagttctgagaaaataagattaaaaaaagaattgaaaactATTTTATGTGGAccaaaaca comes from Ricinus communis isolate WT05 ecotype wild-type chromosome 5, ASM1957865v1, whole genome shotgun sequence and encodes:
- the LOC8284026 gene encoding uncharacterized protein LOC8284026 isoform X1; the protein is MPSLKMKTKLSMGTLREKGCLSVCQKSSMISKKSGPHVTVSRDITEFDGCFQNCEVGYVPTSMEIYTPDIEGDEAIDQIEFPIEGNSQFQKQSLVFVDSGAMERLESTVTCTSKLETIFSPALEPVGIHSLPNIGADTGVTCLVVEHIVSNYSRERREKGSNNDANVPGADDSDDNRSSCDYQTCNISDFFISDMIVAGLPFDGNVVNDDIIENNPFPDYKCAESSMLFDVAEECMMLPFLEDTAEMNNSNDMKSCEEGMIEPDNTSLYLAINQIRSCNHESDLNTDPDQAEEFDPQFFIKNLPELSDVESNYHPSVPPKESLMKKSVTLVLDLDETLVHSTLEHCDDADFTFTVFFNLKEHTVYVKRRPHLHTFLERVAELFEVVIFTASQSIYAAQLLDILDPEKKLISRRVYRESCIFTDGSYTKDLTVLGVDLAKVAIIDNSPQVFSLQVNNGIPIKSWFSDPSDCALISLLPFLETLVDADDVRPIIAKRFADNFVGSSF
- the LOC8284026 gene encoding uncharacterized protein LOC8284026 isoform X3 — protein: MPSLKMKTKLSMGTLREKGCLSVCQKSSMISKKSGPHVTVSRDITEFDGCFQNCEVGYVPTSMEIYTPDIEGDEAIDQIEFPIEGNSQFQKQSLVFVDSGAMERLESTVTCTSKLETIFSPALEPVGIHSLPNIGADTGSNNDANVPGADDSDDNRSSCDYQTCNISDFFISDMIVAGLPFDGNVVNDDIIENNPFPDYKCAESSMLFDVAEECMMLPFLEDTAEMNNSNDMKSCEEGMIEPDNTSLYLAINQIRSCNHESDLNTDPDQAEEFDPQFFIKNLPELSDVESNYHPSVPPKESLMKKSVTLVLDLDETLVHSTLEHCDDADFTFTVFFNLKEHTVYVKRRPHLHTFLERVAELFEVVIFTASQSIYAAQLLDILDPEKKLISRRVYRESCIFTDGSYTKDLTVLGVDLAKVAIIDNSPQVFSLQVNNGIPIKSWFSDPSDCALISLLPFLETLVDADDVRPIIAKRFADNFVGSSF
- the LOC8284026 gene encoding uncharacterized protein LOC8284026 isoform X2 — its product is MPSLKMKTKLSMGTLREKGCLSVCQKSSMISKKSGPHVTVSRDITEFDGCFQNCEVGYVPTSMEIYTPDIEGDEAIDQIEFPIEGNSQFQKQSLVFVDSGAMERLESTVTCTSKLETIFSPALEPVGIHSLPNIGADTGVTCLVVEHIVSNYSRERREKGSNNDANVPGADDSDDNRSSCDYQTCNISDFFISDMIVAGLPFDGNVVNDDIIENNPFPDYKCAESSMLFDVAEECMMLPFLEDTAEMNNSNDMKSCEEGMIEPDNTSLYLAINQIRSCNHESDLNTDPDQAEEFDPQFFIKNLPELSDVESNYHPSVPPKESLMKKSVTLVLDLDETLVHSTLEHCDDADFTFTVFFNLKEHTVYVKRRPHLHTFLERVAELFEVVIFTASQSIYAAQLLDILDPEKKLISRRVYRESCIFTDGSYTKDLTVLGVDLAKVAIIDNSPQVFSLQVNNGIPIKSWFSDPSDCALISLLPFLETLVDADDVRPIIAKRFGQVRDIL
- the LOC8284026 gene encoding uncharacterized protein LOC8284026 isoform X4; its protein translation is MPSLKMKTKLSMGTLREKGCLSVCQKSSMISKKSGPHVTVSRDITEFDGCFQNCEVGYVPTSMEIYTPDIEGDEAIDQIEFPIEGNSQFQKQSLVFVDSGAMERLESTVTCTSKLETIFSPALEPVGIHSLPNIGADTGSNNDANVPGADDSDDNRSSCDYQTCNISDFFISDMIVAGLPFDGNVVNDDIIENNPFPDYKCAESSMLFDVAEECMMLPFLEDTAEMNNSNDMKSCEEGMIEPDNTSLYLAINQIRSCNHESDLNTDPDQAEEFDPQFFIKNLPELSDVESNYHPSVPPKESLMKKSVTLVLDLDETLVHSTLEHCDDADFTFTVFFNLKEHTVYVKRRPHLHTFLERVAELFEVVIFTASQSIYAAQLLDILDPEKKLISRRVYRESCIFTDGSYTKDLTVLGVDLAKVAIIDNSPQVFSLQVNNGIPIKSWFSDPSDCALISLLPFLETLVDADDVRPIIAKRFGQVRDIL